A single region of the Triticum dicoccoides isolate Atlit2015 ecotype Zavitan chromosome 2B, WEW_v2.0, whole genome shotgun sequence genome encodes:
- the LOC119360726 gene encoding GDSL esterase/lipase At1g28600-like — MAGAVTKTTPLRLVVAVLLAFLAVTASASAPAKTPRRRAPCRGRPTARPSSAAPPAAGPTAASSSTSSAKSPATKGDFRYGANFAVASGTLLNQLLFRKKHLNVDQITPYSLGIQIGWFKKVLAAIASTDVQRREIMASSLFLVGEIGANDYNHPFFQNRTLGFVRPLVPRVIRSIALSVEALIKLGAKNIYVPGIFPLGCVPRYLYFYRGGEPGDYDSAGCLRWLNGLTADHNRMLKGKLRELGRAHPGVSITYVDYYNEVLSLITRPAVNGFAAGTVLRACCGGGGPYNANLTLHCSDPGVVPCPDPAKYVSWDGLHMTEAVYKIMARVLDGPFATPSIMSKCNHS; from the exons ATGGCGGGGGCTGTGACGAAGACTACGCCTTTGCGGCTCGTGGTGGCCGTGCTTCTTGCGTTTTTGGCTGTCACGGCGTCGGCGTCCGCGCCGGCGAAG ACTCCAAGGCGCCGGGCTCCGTGTCGCGGTCGCCCTACGGCGAGACCTTCTTCGGCCGCCCCACCGGCCGCTGGTCCGACGGCCGCCTCATCGTCGACTTCATCG GCGAAGTCGCCGGCGACGAAGGGCGACTTCCGCTACGGCGCCAACTTCGCAGTGGCCAGCGGCACGTTACTCAACCAGCTCCTCTTTAGGAAGAAGCACCTCAACGTGGACCAGATCACCCCCTACTCCCTGGGCATCCAGATCGGGTGGTTCAAGAAAGTGCTGGCCGCGATCGCCTCCACCGACGTCCAGCGGCGGGAGATCATGGCGAGCTCGCTGTTCCTGGTCGGCGAGATCGGCGCCAACGACTACAACCACCCCTTCTTCCAGAACAGGACGCTCGGGTTCGTCCGGCCGCTGGTGCCCCGGGTGATCCGGTCCATCGCGCTCTCCGTGGAGGCCCTCATCAAGCTGGGCGCCAAGAACATCTACGTGCCGGGCATCTTCCCGCTGGGCTGCGTCCCGCGGTACCTCTACTTCTACCGCGGCGGCGAGCCCGGCGACTACGACTCGGCCGGATGCCTCCGGTGGCTCAACGGCCTCACCGCGGACCACAACCGCATGCTCAAGGGCAAGCTCCGCGAGCTCGGCCGCGCCCACCCCGGCGTGTCCATCACCTACGTGGACTACTACAACGAGGTGCTCAGCCTCATCACCAGGCCGGCGGTGAACGGGTTCGCCGCGGGGACGGTGCTGCGCgcgtgctgcggcggcggcgggccgTACAACGCCAACCTCACCCTCCACTGCTCGGACCCGGGGGTGGTGCCGTGCCCGGACCCGGCCAAGTACGTGTCGTGGGACGGCCTGCACATGACGGAGGCGGTGTACAAGATCATGGCGCGCGTGCTCGACGGCCCCTTCGCCACGCCGTCAATCATGTCCAAGTGCAACCACAGCTAG
- the LOC119360727 gene encoding uncharacterized protein LOC119360727, giving the protein MDARMRLIIQAATLISVIQAWVMFMHQRVVRRAGRPLIRYGPLFPQEQERIQNLNYIYNCNDVEALWMLRMKRAPFVGLVETFRSRGLLQDSINTSVEEHVAMFLHVVGHNQRFRVIHNTFRRSMETISRYFKQDCIGAIDGTHVTARVTRSQSAAYMGRKHYASQNVLAAVDFDLKFTYVLAGCEGSSHDANILTDSMSRPDGINIPDGKFYLGDVGYACLPGILPPFRKTRYHLNKFSGRNYPRTAHELFNFRHSSLRVTVERAFGALKNRFKILDQKPFHPYSTQIKLVLACCILHNWILQWGFDEHVPVEEEVDPGDVVSFGHGVEAFDNYAWKNKRLEWAEAVWLNREQLVVYPQTKSEDGEPCVAADVRFTSAHAATHAFAYWDGCCIYYRCCRLQMWCATLDMLPAPASASPTVVKDNSDTVVDLNNSTTAISSHDGKSVGSVNIPVAASTSTPPHVHDTSPKSSLNRDYCVPVAGTDEYTLVAAIPEVVTEHAVLPGVPTTTKAQEVLEVIHGAPPACITMAHISCSTDGSNQVIATNSVNKVTANLLKPAVDLNDNEVEQLAAV; this is encoded by the exons ATGGACGCACGGATGAGGCTGATAATCCAGGCAGCAACACTGATTAGTGTGATTCAGGCATGGGTCATGTTCATGCACCAGAGAGTTGTTCGTCGTGCTGGGAGACCTTTGATCCGCTATGGTCCATTGTTTCCCCAGGAACAGGAGAGGATCCaaaatctgaactacatctacaactgcaaTGACGTCGAGGCTCTATGGATGCTTCGAATGAAAAGAGCACCATTTGTCGGGCTTGTCGAGACCTTCAGGAGCAGGGGGTTGCTACAAGATAGCATCAACACCAGTGTCGAAGAGCATGTGgccatgttcctccatgttgttggCCATAACCAGAGGTTCAGGGTCATTCACAACACGTTCAGAAGATCAATGGAGACCATCTCTAGGTACTTCAAGCAA GATTGCATTggggcaatagatggtactcatgtcacCGCCAGAGTTACTAGGTCACAGTCTGCAGCATACATGGGGAGGAAGCACTACGCAAGCCAGAATGTGCTTGCTGCTGTTGACTTTGATCTAAAGTTCACATATGTGTTGGCTGGCTGTGAGGGGTCATCACATGATGCTAACATTCTCACTGATAGCATGAGTCGACCTGATGGGATCAACATCCCTGATGGCAAGTTCTACCTTGGAGATGTTGGCTATGCATGTCTGCCGGGTATTCTTCCACCCTTCAGAAAAACCAGGTACCATCTCAACAagttctctggtaggaactatCCTAGGACTGCACATGAGCTGTTTAATTTCAGACACTCCAGCCTTAGGGTAactgttgagagggcatttggagctctGAAGAATAGGTTTAAGATCCTGGATCAGAAGCCATTCCACCCATACTCCACTCAGATTAAGCTAGTTCTTGCTTGTTGCATTCTGCATAACTGGATCCTCCAGTGGGGCTTTGATGAACACGTGCCTGTGGAGGAAGAGGTCGATCCTGGCGATGTTGTTAGCTTCGGCCATGGTGTGGAGGCATTTGACAATTACGCTTGGAAGAATAAAAGGTTGGAGTGGGCAGAGGCGGTGTGGCTTAACAGAG AGCAGTTGGTGGTGTATCCCCAAACAAAATCAGAGGATGGAGAGCCTTGTGTAGCGGCGGACGTCCGATTCACTTCGGCGCACGCGGCGACGCACGCGTTCGCGTACTGGGATGGCTGCTGCATCTACTACCGGTGTTGCCGCCTGCAGATGTGGTGCGCTACACTCGACATGTTGCCGGCCCCAGCGTCTGCTTCACCCACCGtcgtcaaggacaacagtgacactGTCGTCGACCTCAACAACTCCACCACGGCCATCTCTAGTCATGACGGCAAGTCCGTCGGGTCCGTCAACATCCCTGTGGCAGCCAGCACCAGCACACCGCCTCATGTCCATGATACATCGCCCAAGTCTTCCCTGAACAGGGACTACTGTGTCCCCGTCGCGGGCACGGACGAGTACACATTGGTGGCGGCAATTCCAGAAGTCGTCACCGAGCACGCCGTCTTGCCCGGCGTCCCCACCACCACCAAGGCCCAGGAGGTCCTCGAAGTCATCCACGGGGCACCCCCTGCCTGCATCACGATGGCGCACATCAGCTGTTCGACGGATGGCTCGAACCAAGTTATCGCCACCAACAGCGTCAACAAGGTCACCGCCAATCTCCTCAAGCCCGCGGTCGACCTCAACGACAATGAGGTTGAGCAGCTCGCAGCTGTATGA
- the LOC119362772 gene encoding sinapine esterase-like: MAEVSTLPLQFVVAAFLALSVATTASASPAPANRSSCYKRMFSFGDSLIDTGNFIVHYANASGPVLALPYGETFFGRPTGRWSDGRLVVDFIVERLGFPYWPAYLQAAAGKSPAEEFRYGANFAVAAATALSQEFFIKKNLSVDQFPPIPPYSLDVQIGLFKKVLAALASTDQERKEVMASSLFMVGEIGANDYNHPFFQNKTVEWVRPIVPQVIRSIALSIEALIELGAKTMYVPGIFPLGCTPQFLFLFPGDDRDPATGCLRWLNDLVLVHNRMLKAKLEELRRDHPGVSITYVDTYDDVLTLITKPAENGFAVETVLKACYPVLNAGPAAVPCTDPSTYVSFDGLHMTEAAYKIMARGVLDGPFAAPPIMSTCNHHNC, from the exons ATGGCGGAGGTATCGACTCTGCCTCTGCAGTTCGTGGTGGCCGCGTTCCTTGCGCTGTCTGTGGCCACGACAGCGTCGGCGTCACCTGCGCCGGCAAACCGGAGCAGCTGCTACAAGCGTATGTTCAGCTTCGGCGACTCTCTGATCGACACCGGCAATTTCATCGTCCACTACGCCAATGCGTCGGGCCCCGTCCTGGCGTTGCCATACGGCGAGACCTTCTTCGGACGCCCCACCGGCCGCTGGTCCGACGGCCGCCTCGTCGTCGACTTCATCG TGGAGAGGCTGGGGTTCCCGTACTGGCCGGCGTACCTGCAAGCGGCGGCAGGGAAGTCGCCGGCGGAGGAGTTCCGGTACGGCGCCAATTTCGCGGTGGCGGCCGCCACGGCGTTGAGCCAGGAGTTCTTCATTAAAAAGAACCTCAGCGTTGACCAGTTCCCACCGATCCCCCCCTACTCCCTCGACGTCCAGATCGGCTTGTTCAAGAAAGTGCTTGCCGCGCTCGCCTCCACGGACCAAG AGCGGAAGGAGGTGATGGCGAGCTCGCTGTTCATGGTGGGAGAGATCGGCGCCAACGACTACAACCACCCCTTCTTCCAAAACAAAACAGTCGAATGGGTCAGGCCCATCGTACCCCAGGTCATCAGGTCCATCGCTCTCTCCATAGAGGCCTTGATCGAGCTGGGCGCCAAGACCATGTACGTGCCGGGCATCTTCCCGCTGGGGTGCACCCCGcagttcctcttcctcttccccggcGACGACCGCGACCCTGCCACGGGCTGCCTCCGGTGGCTCAACGACCTTGTCCTCGTCCACAACCGCATGCTGAAAGCCAAGCtcgaggagctccgccgcgaccatcCCGGCGTGTCCATCACCTACGTCGACACCTACGACGACGTGCTCACcctcatcaccaagccggcggagaACGGGTTCGCCGTGGAGACGGTGCTGAAGGCGTGCTACCCCGTCTTGAATGccgggccggcggcggtgccgtGCACGGACCCGTCGACGTACGTGTCGTTTGACGGCCTGCACATGACAGAGGCCGCGTACAAGATCATGGCCCGCGGGGTGCTGGATGGCCCGTTCGCCGCGCCGCCCATCATGTCCACATGCAACCACCACAACTGCTAG